CCGTCAGCCATGTCGCAGGTGTTCGCCGTCGCCATCGGAACAGCGCCGGGCTACGCGCGGATGGTGCGCGCGCAGATTCTCGCCGCGAAGACGGGCGGCTACGTTGAGGCCGCGACGGCACTGGGACACTCGCGCGGACGCATTCTCGCGAGGCACATCATTCCGAACGCTGTGCGGCCGCTCGTCGCGGTGATCGCGATGTCGGTCGGGCAGTCGATCGTCTGGGCATCGAGCCTGTCATTCCTCGGTCTCGGGGTTGCGCCGCCCTCGCCCGAGTGGGGCGCTCTGCTCGAAGCCGGCCGGCTCTACATCACGCACGCACCATGGCTCACCGTCATGCCCGGCCTCGTGATCGTCGTGATCGCGATCACCGCCACGACCATCGGCCAGCACGTGCAGCGAGCGCTGGAAAGGGGAGAGAAATGACAAACACAGTGGCGGTGACGGATGCTGCGCCGCACTCCGAGGCGCCAGACGACGTGGTGCTGCGGGCCCGCGGCCTGAATGTTGGATTCAACCGCGCAGGCCAACGTCGGCAGGTGGTGCACGACGTCTCGTTCGAGCTGCGTCGCGGGGAGTGCCTCGCGATCGTCGGAGAATCGGGATCGGGCAAGTCGGTCACCGCGCGCACTCTCGTCGGGCTCACCGGCGCTGGCGCTCACGTCGACGCCGGCGAGCTGCGCCTGGGCGGGGCGACCGCGGCAGATCGGCACGATCTCACGCGCACGAGCGAGAGGCAGTGGCGGGCACTTCGCGGGCGACGCATCGGGTTCGTGCTGCAAGACGCTCTCGTCTCGCTCGACCCGCTGCGCCCGGTCGGCGCCGAGATCGAGGAGGCACTGCGTCTGCACGGCTGGCGCAGGGGAGACGACCGGCGGCGCAAGACCATCGAGCTTCTCGACGCCGTCGGCGTACCGCAGCCGCAGCAGCGTGCGAAGCAGCGCCCCGACGAACTCTCGGGTGGGCTGCGTCAGCGCGCCCTCATCGCATCGGCGCTCGCCCTCGATCCCGAGCTGATCATCGCCGACGAACCGACGACGGCGCTCGACGTCACGGTACAGGCGCAGGTGCTCGCGCTCCTTGCCGACACCAAACGTCGCGGCGTCGCGCAGATCCTGATCAGCCACGACCTCTCGGTCGTCGCAGAACTCGCCGACCAGATCGCGGTGATGACGGAGGGACGCATCGTCGAGGCAGGGCCAGCTGCTCGGGTGCTGAGCGACCCGCAGCATCCGTATACCCGCCGCCTTCTCGACGCCGTGCCCGGCCCGCACACGAGAGGCTCGCGGCTGAGTGACGCGCGGCCGGCGATCGCGCAGCGGCACGCGCATCACGACGACGCGGGCACCGGGCCCGTGCTCGAGGCGCGCGGGCTGGTCAAGCGGTTTCCGCGTCCGGACGGGTCGGTCGCGACCGCCGTTGACGGTGTGTCATTCGCTCTCGAGCGCGGCCAGACGCTCGGCATTGTGGGGGAGTCCGGCTCGGGCAAGAGCACAACAGCGCGCATGGCGCTTGCGCTCACGGTGCCGGACGCGGGTGACGTGATGCTGGGCGGCCGGGAATGGACGCGCGTGAGCGAGCGCCGCCGCCGGCCGCTACGGCCCCGCATCTCGGTCGTCTATCAAGACCCACTGAGCTCGTTCGACCCGCGGTGGAACACCGAGCGCATTCTTCTCGACGCGCTGCCCGCGAGTACGGCTCGTGCCGAGAGGGGCGAGCGCGTTCGCGAGCTCGTGCGGCAGGTGGGACTGACGGATGCTGTGCTGCAGAGGTTTCCGCTCACGCTCTCGGGTGGGCAGCGGCAGCGCATCGCGATTGCACGTGCACTGGCGCCGTCGCCGCAAGTGCTCGTGCTCGATGAGGCCGTGTCCGCGCTCGATGTCTCGGTGCAGGCGCAGATTCTCGACCTGCTCGACGACCTGAAGCAGCAGCTCGGGCTGAGCTACCTGTTCATCTCGCATGATCTCGGCGTGATCGCCCACGTGAGCGACGACGTGCTCGTCATGAAAGACGGCCGTGTCGTCGAGCACGGCTCTGTCGAGCAGATCTTCACGGCATCTCAGCACCCGTACACCGCACAACTTGTCGGTGCGACGCACGTCGCGGCGCGACAGCATCCGGAATCTGTATCGATCTCCGGCCTCACATAACCCCAACCGCAGAGCTCAGAAGGAGCACGACAATGACCGATGACGCCCAGACGACGCCGACCAGACCACTGCTGTTCAACGCCTTCGTCATGAACACGAACTCGCACATTCAGCACGGTCAATGGCGCAGGCCGGATGCTGGTCAGACGGAGTTCAACGACGTCGACACCTGGATCAACCTCGCCAAGCTGCTCGAGGCGGCGAAATTCGACGGCATGTTCTTCGCCGACGTGACGGGCCTGTACGGTGACGCCGATGCGCCGTACGACGTCTACGTGAACGAGGGACTGCAGATTCCGAGCAACGACCCCACGGTGCTGCTCAGCGCACTCGCCGTGAATACGACGCATCTCGGCCTGGCGCTCACCTCGAACGTGATGCAGAGCCATCCGTTCCACTTCGCCAGGCAGATCTCGACGCTCGACCACATCACGCGCGGACGCGTCGCCTGGAACATTGTCACGGGCATGCAAGACAACGGCGCCCGCAACTTCGGTCTCGAGCGGCTCGTCGACCACGATGAGCGATACGAGTGGGCGGAGGAGTACGTCGACGTCGTCTACAAACTGTGGGAGGGGTCGTGGGACGACGATGCGCTGTTGAAGGACCGCTCCGGCGCATACTCGGATGTGTCGAAGGTGCACAAGATTCACCACACGAGCAAGCGGTACAGCGTTGAGGGTCCGCACCTGCCGTCGCCATCGCCACAGCGTACCCCGGTGCTGTATCAGGCGGGGTCGTCAGTTGCCGGGCGCCGGTTCGCGGCGCGCAACGCCGAGGCGACGTTCATCGTCGCGCCGAGCCCCGAGATCGCCCGCCAGCAGATCGATGAGACGCGCGCGCTCGCCGTGGAGTTCGGGAGGAAGCCAGAAGACATCACGTTCTTTCAGGGGCTGAGCTTCATCATCGGCGACACGCAAGAAGAAGCCGAGGCGAAGGCAGACGAGTACTTTAAGTACGTCTCTGTCGAAGGCTATGCGGCGCACTCGGCGATCGTCGACCCGGAGGGCCGCGTGTACCCGCCGGAGACACCGCTGAAGGACGTGCAGACGAACTCGGCCCGCGGGTTTGTGGAGTGGGTGTCGCGGTACATCACGGACCGCGAGCCGGTCGTCGGCGACCTCGTGCGACTGCGCGCTCGAGAGAGCACGATCATCGGCACACCCGAGACGATCGCAGACGAACTGGAGATCTGGCAGGCCGCGGGGGTCGACGGCATCAACGTGATCAACTGGGTGATCCCCGGTTCGTTCGAGGAGTTCGCCGACAAGGTGCTTCCCGTGCTGCGCGAGCGGGGGCTGGCGAAGACGGAGTACGCAGACGGGACGCTGCGCGAGAAGCTGTTCGGTCAGGCGCGGCTCAACGATCGTCACCCGGCGGCGCGCTACCGCGGTGCGTTCAGCGAGGTTCCGGCCAGCGTCTAGTCCGCACGTTCGCGGGTCTCCGCATCGACAATCGGTGCGGGGACCTCGCGTCGTCAGTGGCGGGGCTTGCGCGGCTTACGCGTGGGGCGGTCGTCGTCTTTCCACCCGCCGTCGCGCTTGCCGTCGCGGTCGTACGATCCTCGCTTGCCGCCGCGAGCGCCGTCGCGCTTGCGGCCTCCGAACTTGTCGGGCTTGATGTCGATCGGCACGCCGCTCACGCGCGTATTCGCGACCTTCGTGAAGAAGTCCTTCGGCAGATCGGCGGGCAGTTCGACGACAGAGAAGTCCAGACGGATGTCGATCGCCCCGAAATCGTCGCGGCCTAGACCGCCCTCGTTTGCGAGCGCCCCGACGATCTGGCGCGGCCCCGCGTGCTGACGACGGCCGACCTCGATGCGATACGGCGCCATGGGCTTCGACGAACGCTTGCGGCGCTCGGCCCCGTCGGCATTGCGCTGCTTCGTGTTGCGGTCGTCGCGCGCGAGCTTCACCTCGTCTTCGGGCGACAGCAGCAGCGGAGTCTCGCCCTGCGCGACGACGGCAAGCGCCGCAGCGACGTCGGCCTCGGGAACATCGTGGTGCGACACGTAGTGCCCGATGATGTCGCGGAACGCGTCAATGCGCTTCACCTGGTTGAGCGCCTCGGTGATGGCATCGTCGAAGCGCGCCAGGCGCGTGACGTTTACTTCGTCGACGCTCGGCAGCTGCATCTGCTCGAGCGGCTGACGTGTCGCCTTCTCGATGGCGCCGAGCAGGCGTCGCTCGCGCGGCGTGACGAAGCTGATCGCGCTCCCGCTGCGTCCGGCGCGACCGGTGCGACCGATGCGGTGCACGTATGACTCCGTGTCGATCGGAATGTCGAAGTTGACGACGTGGCTGATGCGGTCGACGTCGAGGCCTCGAGCGGCAACATCGGTAGCAACGAGAATGTCGAGCTTGCCCGACTTCAGCTGGCCGACCGTGCGCTCACGCTGTGCTTGAGCGACATCGCCGCTGATCGCCGCAGCCGAGTACCCGCGCGCCCTCAGCTTCTCGGCAAGCGTCTCCGTCTCGTTCTTCGTGCGAACGAAGACGATCATGCCGTCAAAGTTCTCGACCTCGAGGATGCGGGTGAGGGCGTCGACCTTCTGCGGGTACGACACGAGAAGATAGCGTTGCGTCGTGTTCGCCGACGTCGTCGTCTTGCTCTTGACCGTGATCTCTTCAGCATCCCTCAGATACTGCTTCGAAATACGGCGGATTTGCGCGGGCATCGTCGCCGAGAACAGGGCGACCTGCTTCTCGTCCGGCGTCTCGGCGAGAATCGTCTCGACGTCTTCGGCGAAGCCCATCTTGAGCATCTCGTCTGCCTCGTCGAGCACGAGGTACTTGAGTTCCGAGAGGTCGAGAGTGCCCTTCGCGATGTGATCCATGATTCGCCCGGGGGTGCCGACGACGACGTGCACGCCGCGGCGCAGCGCCGAAAGCTGAACGCCGTATGCCTGGCCGCCGTAGACGGGCAGAACGTGCACGCCGGTGAGGTGCGCCGCGTACTGCTCGAACGATTCGCAGACCTGCAGTGCAAGTTCGCGGGTCGGCGACAGCACGAGAGCCTGCGGCGCCTTTTGTGTCTTGTCGAGGCGCGAGAGGATCGGAAGTGCGAACGCGGCGGTCTTTCCGGTACCGGTCTGTGCGAGACCGACGACGTCACGGCCCTCGAGCAGCGTCGGAATCGTCGCCTCCTGAATGGCGGAGGGTGTCTCGTAGCCGACATCTCGCACGGCCTTCAGCACAGCATCGCTGAGCCCGAGATCGGCGAATGTCGTCTGGGCGGGCGCGGCCGACTCGTCCGCGGGCGCAGCGGTGTCTGAAGAAGTCATTGAAACAACGGTACTCGCCCGGGCGGCTCGATTCTCGCGAGATTCTGCCGATGGGGTCGATTTCTCGCGAATTCGAGCCCTTACGAGGCAGATTCCCAGCCAGGGGAGCGGATGCTGTCGCGCGCTGCTACGTCAGGTGGTCGTTCGCGCCGCTCGTCCACGCGACATACCGCTGCGCGGATCGCTCGACGATCGCCTCGGCATCTGGTCCTGCGCTCGCACCGAAGTTGTTGTAGAGCACATCGAACCGGTAGCGCTTCACGAAGTCGGCCATGCGCCGAATCACCGCTGGCGAGAGCGGGATGCGATTGGGGTAGCTGCGCAGAAACGTGACGTTGCCGTCGGGCGTTGGAAAGATGGCGTCGCCCGCGAACAGTACGCCCCTGCCGTCTGCGCCGTCGGCCCAGTGCGCAATCGTGCTGCCTGGAAAGTGCCCGCCGATTTGATCGAGGCGAATGCCGGGGAGCACATCGAAAGCGTCGGTCCAGACGCGAACAGCGTCCGGGCGGTAACCGAGCCACGCGGCATCCTTCTCGGCAACCCAGATCGGAGCATGGTCGAACGTTGCGCTCCACGCTGATTGCACGCCGTACATGTGCGGGTGGCTCGCCACGATGTGGTGGATGCCGCCAAGCTCGCGGACCCGCGCGATGGCAGCGTCGGAGATGAGCCCAGGCACGTCGAACAGCAGGTTCCCCTCGTCTGTCTCCACGAGCATGCCTTGCTGGGTGATGCCGACACCCGGTGCGCTGATTCCCCACAGGCGGTCGGCGACGCGTTCGATCTCGACGTGATGCCCAGAATCGCTCAACTCCTGAACGGTCGTCCAGCGCTGCCCCGTCGCAGGGACATACTGTCGCTCGTCTTCGCAGATGGGGCACTGCGCGGGCGGCGTGGCCGAGGGAGCGTACTCGACGCCGCACGTCGCGCACAGCCAAAGATGCGGATCGCTCATGCTCACATTGTTGCGTACCGCTCGTCGCTCTGTCACGCAGCTGGTGGGCGGAGCGCCTTGGCGTTATTGCGAGGGCAGCGGCGTGGGCGTCGAGGTGCTGTCCGTGTCTCCGCCGCTTCCGTCGGTGTCACCCGTTCCATCGGCGTCGCCTGTCCCGTCGCCGTCGGCGTCCCCTCCGTCGCTGTTTCCGTTTCCGTTGTTCCCGTTGCCGTTATTCCCGTTGTTGCCCTCTCCGTTATTTCCGTTGTTCTCCTTGTTCTTGCCGTTATTTTCTTTGGTGTCTTTGTCTTTCGGCCCCGTGTTCTCGCCGTCGCTGTCGTTTCCGCTGTTCCCGGAGTTGTCGGCGGGTGGTTCGGGTGCCGTGGGGGTCTGCGTCGGGCTCGGCGACGAGGGCGACTCGAGGTCGTCGCGAACCAGCTCGATCGTCACTTTGATGGCGGCTCCCCTCTCGGCGTCGATCGTGCCGTTGCCGAGCCCAGCGGTGAGCTGCGCCTCCAGCTTGTTGAGGGCGGCCAGCGCGGCGTCGGGGTCGTCTGCCGCGGCGGCGTCGGCGATCGCGAGCACGCTCTGCTGCATGCTTCGTGCTGTCTCGACTGTGATGTCACCAGGCTGTGCCGTGCACCCGGTCATGAATCCAATGACGATCATGACGGTGCCGAAGGCTGTGACCTTCTGGGCTCGGCGACGACGAGTGGGCATCACGGGGTGACCTCCTGCATGAGCCGGTCGAGGTGCGTCGAAAGCGGGTCGGGAAGTGCGGGCAGATCGGGTGGTGGAGCTGTCTGACCCAGCTGGATCATTGGCCAGATGACCATGCCGGCGATCGCTATCGCTACGATCAGCACGAGCAGAGCCACGAGAATCCATCGCCAGGCCGGCAGGCCACGGCGGGTCTCGTTCGCCTTTGCCGCCGAGCGCTCGCTCGAGGAATCGGTCGTGGGCTCCTCGTCGGTGCGCGGTGCAGCCTCGACCTGCTCCTCGTGCTGGTCGAGCACCATGGTGGGTGTATCGCGGGGCAGTTCATCGGTGTCGACGCCGAGGGCGCTCGCCGCCATTGTCGAATCGGCATCGTTCGCGCCCATTCCGCTGACCCTCGATGCCACGTCTCGCGCTGTCGGCCGTTCGGCGGGATCGAGAGCCGTCATCGCGGTGAGCAGCGATTTCCATTCGTATCCGACCGAACCCGGTATTTCCGGCGGGTCGCTCAACCGAGCGAACAGGGCTTCACGCTTGTCGGCCTGAGCGTACGCGCGGTGACCGGTGAGTGCTTCGCAGAGCACGAGGCCCAGCGCGTAGATATCGGCGGGCGCGGCAGGGTCAGCGCCTCGCACCTGTTCTGGGGCGAGGTATGCCGCGGTGCCGACGAGGAGTCCCGGAGTCGTGACTCGGGCAGAGTCGATCAGGTACGCGATGCCGAAATCTGCAAGTTTTGCCCGGAACGCGGGCTCGGCCATCGGAGCTGGTGTCAAGAGGATGTTCGAGGGCTTGATGTCGCGGTGCACGATGCGCGCGTCGTGCACGACGTGCAGCGCTTCTGCGAGATCGAGCGCCATGGCTGCGACCGCGTCGCTCGGCAGAGGAGCGTCCTCGATGCGCTGCGCGAGCGTCGGTCCGGAGACGTACTCCATGACCAGGTACGCGCCATCTTCAGCATCCACATTCGCGTCGAAAAGGGTGACGAGGGCGTGGTGGTTCAGCGAAGCGAGCACGCGCGTCTCTGACGTCTTGCGTGCAGCATCCGCCGGTTCTGCGGCTGCGGGGGAGAAGAATTTTATGGCGACGGTTCGGCCGAGAGATTCGTCAACGGCGCGGTAGACCGTGGCCATTCCTCCCGTGCCGATCCGTTCTTCAAGGCGGTAACGGCCATCCACGAGTTCCCCCGTCTTGCGCGAAGAGGCGATGGCGTCGGTCATGCGGCCTCCTTGTCTCGTGTCCTTGTCGCTGGGGCCGACACGCGCGATACCCCAGTGAAGCCAACTATGTCGTTTCGGGCGCTCGGGCCGTGTGGCGGCGCGAACTCTGACAGTCGCAAACTAGCGCTTCACGGGGTCCACGTGCA
This DNA window, taken from Paramicrobacterium agarici, encodes the following:
- a CDS encoding ABC transporter permease, which translates into the protein MTVVQLPQSPTETRRRQHPYGLYAALAVTAFFVVALVAPQALATHDPFALALHDALQPPSLTHWFGTDEQGRDLYSRVVFGARESLLIGAGATAVSMTLALILGAAASLGGRVVGAVAARVIEIQFAFPTLLLALLLVAIAGPSAMSQVFAVAIGTAPGYARMVRAQILAAKTGGYVEAATALGHSRGRILARHIIPNAVRPLVAVIAMSVGQSIVWASSLSFLGLGVAPPSPEWGALLEAGRLYITHAPWLTVMPGLVIVVIAITATTIGQHVQRALERGEK
- a CDS encoding dipeptide ABC transporter ATP-binding protein, whose protein sequence is MTNTVAVTDAAPHSEAPDDVVLRARGLNVGFNRAGQRRQVVHDVSFELRRGECLAIVGESGSGKSVTARTLVGLTGAGAHVDAGELRLGGATAADRHDLTRTSERQWRALRGRRIGFVLQDALVSLDPLRPVGAEIEEALRLHGWRRGDDRRRKTIELLDAVGVPQPQQRAKQRPDELSGGLRQRALIASALALDPELIIADEPTTALDVTVQAQVLALLADTKRRGVAQILISHDLSVVAELADQIAVMTEGRIVEAGPAARVLSDPQHPYTRRLLDAVPGPHTRGSRLSDARPAIAQRHAHHDDAGTGPVLEARGLVKRFPRPDGSVATAVDGVSFALERGQTLGIVGESGSGKSTTARMALALTVPDAGDVMLGGREWTRVSERRRRPLRPRISVVYQDPLSSFDPRWNTERILLDALPASTARAERGERVRELVRQVGLTDAVLQRFPLTLSGGQRQRIAIARALAPSPQVLVLDEAVSALDVSVQAQILDLLDDLKQQLGLSYLFISHDLGVIAHVSDDVLVMKDGRVVEHGSVEQIFTASQHPYTAQLVGATHVAARQHPESVSISGLT
- a CDS encoding LLM class flavin-dependent oxidoreductase; amino-acid sequence: MTDDAQTTPTRPLLFNAFVMNTNSHIQHGQWRRPDAGQTEFNDVDTWINLAKLLEAAKFDGMFFADVTGLYGDADAPYDVYVNEGLQIPSNDPTVLLSALAVNTTHLGLALTSNVMQSHPFHFARQISTLDHITRGRVAWNIVTGMQDNGARNFGLERLVDHDERYEWAEEYVDVVYKLWEGSWDDDALLKDRSGAYSDVSKVHKIHHTSKRYSVEGPHLPSPSPQRTPVLYQAGSSVAGRRFAARNAEATFIVAPSPEIARQQIDETRALAVEFGRKPEDITFFQGLSFIIGDTQEEAEAKADEYFKYVSVEGYAAHSAIVDPEGRVYPPETPLKDVQTNSARGFVEWVSRYITDREPVVGDLVRLRARESTIIGTPETIADELEIWQAAGVDGINVINWVIPGSFEEFADKVLPVLRERGLAKTEYADGTLREKLFGQARLNDRHPAARYRGAFSEVPASV
- a CDS encoding DEAD/DEAH box helicase is translated as MTSSDTAAPADESAAPAQTTFADLGLSDAVLKAVRDVGYETPSAIQEATIPTLLEGRDVVGLAQTGTGKTAAFALPILSRLDKTQKAPQALVLSPTRELALQVCESFEQYAAHLTGVHVLPVYGGQAYGVQLSALRRGVHVVVGTPGRIMDHIAKGTLDLSELKYLVLDEADEMLKMGFAEDVETILAETPDEKQVALFSATMPAQIRRISKQYLRDAEEITVKSKTTTSANTTQRYLLVSYPQKVDALTRILEVENFDGMIVFVRTKNETETLAEKLRARGYSAAAISGDVAQAQRERTVGQLKSGKLDILVATDVAARGLDVDRISHVVNFDIPIDTESYVHRIGRTGRAGRSGSAISFVTPRERRLLGAIEKATRQPLEQMQLPSVDEVNVTRLARFDDAITEALNQVKRIDAFRDIIGHYVSHHDVPEADVAAALAVVAQGETPLLLSPEDEVKLARDDRNTKQRNADGAERRKRSSKPMAPYRIEVGRRQHAGPRQIVGALANEGGLGRDDFGAIDIRLDFSVVELPADLPKDFFTKVANTRVSGVPIDIKPDKFGGRKRDGARGGKRGSYDRDGKRDGGWKDDDRPTRKPRKPRH
- a CDS encoding MBL fold metallo-hydrolase gives rise to the protein MSDPHLWLCATCGVEYAPSATPPAQCPICEDERQYVPATGQRWTTVQELSDSGHHVEIERVADRLWGISAPGVGITQQGMLVETDEGNLLFDVPGLISDAAIARVRELGGIHHIVASHPHMYGVQSAWSATFDHAPIWVAEKDAAWLGYRPDAVRVWTDAFDVLPGIRLDQIGGHFPGSTIAHWADGADGRGVLFAGDAIFPTPDGNVTFLRSYPNRIPLSPAVIRRMADFVKRYRFDVLYNNFGASAGPDAEAIVERSAQRYVAWTSGANDHLT
- a CDS encoding serine/threonine-protein kinase — its product is MTDAIASSRKTGELVDGRYRLEERIGTGGMATVYRAVDESLGRTVAIKFFSPAAAEPADAARKTSETRVLASLNHHALVTLFDANVDAEDGAYLVMEYVSGPTLAQRIEDAPLPSDAVAAMALDLAEALHVVHDARIVHRDIKPSNILLTPAPMAEPAFRAKLADFGIAYLIDSARVTTPGLLVGTAAYLAPEQVRGADPAAPADIYALGLVLCEALTGHRAYAQADKREALFARLSDPPEIPGSVGYEWKSLLTAMTALDPAERPTARDVASRVSGMGANDADSTMAASALGVDTDELPRDTPTMVLDQHEEQVEAAPRTDEEPTTDSSSERSAAKANETRRGLPAWRWILVALLVLIVAIAIAGMVIWPMIQLGQTAPPPDLPALPDPLSTHLDRLMQEVTP